The following are from one region of the Cloacibacterium normanense genome:
- a CDS encoding transposase: MEIDEIEEGYFYHIYNRGNNSEKIFFSEENYAYFLKLLTKYIFPVADIYAYCLLNNHFHILVRIKEKNEIEINKLKFSTIEKPKKVSASRQFSHFLNAYSQAVNKKYARTGSLFEKRFERKRISDNHYLRQVILYINTNPLKHNLVEKPKDYKWSSYNSHISNAKTKLKRKEVIELFDDVENFVLCHKNYDFLNSIF, from the coding sequence ATGGAAATAGATGAAATTGAAGAAGGATATTTCTATCATATTTATAACAGAGGAAATAACAGTGAAAAGATTTTCTTTTCAGAGGAAAATTATGCTTATTTTCTTAAACTTCTTACAAAATATATTTTTCCAGTCGCAGACATTTATGCTTATTGTTTGTTAAATAATCATTTTCATATTTTAGTCAGGATAAAAGAGAAAAATGAAATTGAAATTAATAAATTAAAATTTTCAACGATTGAAAAGCCAAAAAAAGTTTCTGCTTCTAGACAGTTTTCACATTTTTTAAATGCTTATTCACAGGCTGTAAATAAAAAATATGCCAGAACAGGAAGCCTTTTCGAAAAAAGATTTGAAAGAAAAAGAATTTCTGATAATCATTATTTGAGACAAGTGATTCTGTATATTAATACTAATCCTTTGAAACATAATTTAGTAGAAAAGCCAAAAGATTATAAATGGAGTTCTTATAATTCTCATATTTCAAATGCTAAAACTAAATTAAAAAGAAAGGAAGTAATTGAATTATTTGATGATGTTGAAAATTTTGTTTTGTGTCATAAAAATTATGATTTTTTAAATTCAATTTTTTAA
- a CDS encoding response regulator transcription factor: protein MKGKKILLIDDEQDILEILSYNLEKEGYQVFTANNGNEGIVKAKEIIPDLILLDVMMPEKDGIETCQEMRQIKELQKTLIVFLSARSEEFSQLAGFDAGANDYIVKIIKPKVLISKVNALLQLTTQVAEQSKLIELGDLVIDKDNFKVTKNGEHFLLPKKEFDLLYLLASNTQKVFKREEILDKVWGNDVIVGERTIDVHIRRLREKLGDNSIQTLKGIGYKLVV, encoded by the coding sequence ATGAAAGGAAAAAAGATTCTTTTAATAGATGATGAACAAGATATTTTAGAAATCTTGTCATACAACCTCGAAAAAGAAGGATATCAGGTTTTTACAGCTAATAATGGCAATGAAGGCATCGTAAAAGCCAAAGAAATTATCCCAGATTTAATCTTACTAGATGTAATGATGCCAGAAAAAGATGGGATAGAAACGTGCCAAGAAATGCGTCAAATAAAAGAACTTCAAAAAACATTGATTGTTTTCTTGTCTGCTAGAAGCGAAGAATTTTCTCAGTTAGCAGGTTTTGATGCAGGAGCTAATGATTACATTGTAAAAATTATCAAGCCAAAAGTGCTTATTTCTAAAGTTAATGCACTTTTACAACTCACTACTCAAGTTGCAGAACAGTCTAAATTAATAGAACTAGGCGACTTAGTGATTGATAAAGATAATTTTAAAGTCACCAAAAACGGCGAACATTTCCTACTCCCGAAAAAAGAATTTGATTTGCTTTATCTTCTAGCTTCTAATACCCAAAAAGTTTTTAAAAGAGAAGAAATTTTAGACAAAGTTTGGGGGAATGATGTGATTGTAGGAGAAAGAACCATAGATGTACACATCAGAAGATTGAGAGAAAAATTAGGAGATAATTCTATACAGACTCTCAAAGGAATTGGCTACAAATTAGTAGTGTAA
- a CDS encoding TonB-dependent receptor plug domain-containing protein, producing MNYRKISLAALFLLTSQQVVFAQVTKTDSVKTKDEKVIEGVQLRGNANKKSESAILVEQKKAIIQKQSMGTEEISRKGISNVEQGLTKVTGINTVDGRGIFVRGLEERYNTLLINNLGSPSNNPFQKIIALKQFPTDVVGKLNIYKTFNANLYADFAGATFDIETLTYEKPFSKVEFSVGVNSVSSFRNFRISENANTMKGYVGLNSEDRKLPSEVRGYIPENYQFTKDESIHSFKDSWNVDVVKSLPNTSIGFTTAQKFRVNDTSSLGLLFSINQGSSYEYRNGKKNQFVYNGNSIILNNNLNKTQYNYEIESSALLGLGFKSQKTEINLNAIFLQNADNMIQDFSGYRNNQIQAPEFFRVNQLDISRFTDVQLFASHKINERNQIRGGASWVNNHFSQPDRKIFNGTPVNANNETEISYGGNNFIRQYLDVNGKNYFSGYAEYVLNLGEKSGKEYPYTFTLGYNGFFDKRSNSYRFIFGRNNTNAAGIMVDIDNLQDTLNQSIQNNEIYFQESAWNFEYRSFMYQLVNAGYLTFNYKPNQNWDILLGMRAESNTNLTRYKNSDSLPNSPFINLERNQTFILPSLSVKKTLNNSSNIRFSASKTITRPILIEYMPITYINPDNENIIGNKDLKNSENYNLDLKYEVFPTSKELFAVNLFAKKIDNAIERSFVASGNSNGQTITFYNAKHAILAGIELEGIFALKRIHENLEKFSLGANATLMYSEVKRSAAQSGETDAEANRKRTLQGAAPFTINADIKYETKNRNNFSRTASLVYNVTGKKIYGVGFSKLDNIYEKPFHQLDFVYSNQINKNWNYKFSVQNILNDTYKLDLGENSLVTVDSNSLIMTDFKRGTTYSLTVGYSF from the coding sequence ATGAATTACAGAAAAATAAGTTTAGCAGCCCTATTTTTATTGACTTCGCAACAAGTGGTTTTCGCTCAAGTTACCAAAACAGATTCGGTAAAAACCAAAGACGAAAAAGTAATAGAAGGAGTTCAACTGAGAGGAAATGCCAATAAAAAATCTGAAAGCGCAATTTTAGTAGAACAGAAAAAAGCCATCATCCAAAAGCAAAGTATGGGAACAGAAGAAATTTCTAGAAAAGGAATTTCGAATGTAGAACAAGGTCTTACTAAAGTGACGGGAATAAACACTGTAGACGGAAGAGGAATTTTTGTACGCGGCTTAGAAGAAAGATACAACACGCTACTTATCAATAATTTAGGTTCTCCATCTAATAACCCTTTCCAAAAAATTATTGCTCTAAAACAATTTCCTACAGATGTGGTAGGTAAATTAAATATCTATAAAACATTCAATGCTAACTTATACGCAGATTTTGCAGGAGCAACATTTGACATAGAAACTCTTACTTACGAAAAGCCTTTCAGCAAAGTAGAATTTTCTGTAGGAGTAAACTCGGTGAGTAGTTTTAGAAATTTCAGGATTTCTGAAAATGCTAATACCATGAAAGGTTATGTAGGTCTCAATTCAGAAGATCGTAAACTACCTTCAGAAGTTAGAGGGTACATCCCAGAAAATTATCAATTTACGAAGGATGAATCTATTCATTCTTTTAAAGATTCTTGGAATGTAGATGTGGTAAAATCTTTACCTAATACCAGCATTGGTTTTACTACTGCCCAAAAGTTTAGAGTAAATGATACTTCTAGCCTTGGTTTACTATTTTCTATTAACCAAGGAAGCAGTTATGAATACAGAAATGGTAAAAAGAACCAGTTTGTGTATAACGGGAACTCTATTATTCTGAATAATAACTTAAATAAAACCCAATACAATTACGAAATAGAATCTTCGGCTTTACTTGGTTTAGGATTTAAATCTCAAAAAACAGAAATCAACTTGAATGCAATTTTCTTACAGAATGCAGACAATATGATTCAGGATTTCAGTGGATATAGAAACAACCAGATCCAAGCGCCAGAATTCTTCCGTGTAAATCAGTTAGATATTTCTAGATTTACAGATGTGCAGCTTTTTGCTTCTCACAAAATCAATGAAAGAAACCAAATTAGAGGTGGAGCAAGTTGGGTAAATAACCATTTTTCTCAGCCAGATAGAAAAATCTTTAACGGAACTCCAGTTAATGCAAATAATGAAACCGAAATTTCTTATGGTGGTAATAATTTCATCAGACAATATCTAGATGTAAACGGTAAAAACTATTTTTCTGGATATGCAGAATATGTGCTAAATCTTGGTGAAAAATCTGGTAAAGAGTATCCTTATACTTTTACTTTAGGTTACAACGGATTTTTTGACAAAAGGTCTAATTCTTACCGTTTCATCTTCGGAAGAAATAATACCAATGCTGCAGGAATTATGGTGGATATTGATAATCTACAAGACACTCTTAATCAATCCATTCAAAACAATGAAATCTATTTCCAAGAAAGTGCTTGGAATTTTGAATACAGAAGTTTTATGTATCAATTGGTGAATGCTGGTTATCTTACATTCAACTATAAACCTAATCAAAATTGGGATATTTTACTAGGAATGAGAGCAGAAAGCAATACGAATCTTACCCGTTATAAAAACTCAGATTCATTGCCTAATTCGCCATTCATAAACCTAGAAAGAAACCAAACCTTCATTCTCCCAAGTTTATCGGTAAAGAAAACCTTAAACAATTCTTCTAACATTAGATTTTCTGCAAGTAAAACCATTACCAGACCTATCTTGATAGAATACATGCCGATTACATACATCAATCCTGACAACGAAAATATTATCGGTAACAAAGATTTAAAAAACTCAGAAAACTACAATTTAGATTTAAAATATGAAGTTTTCCCTACATCTAAAGAACTTTTTGCAGTAAACCTTTTTGCTAAAAAAATAGACAATGCTATTGAGAGATCTTTCGTAGCTTCTGGAAATTCTAACGGACAAACCATTACTTTCTACAACGCAAAACACGCCATTCTTGCAGGAATAGAATTAGAAGGAATTTTTGCCCTGAAAAGAATTCACGAAAATTTAGAAAAATTCTCTTTGGGAGCTAATGCTACTTTAATGTATTCCGAAGTAAAAAGAAGTGCAGCACAATCTGGTGAAACAGATGCAGAAGCTAATAGAAAAAGAACTCTACAAGGTGCAGCTCCTTTTACCATCAATGCAGATATAAAATATGAAACCAAAAACAGAAACAATTTCTCTAGAACAGCTTCATTAGTATATAACGTTACAGGAAAAAAAATCTATGGGGTAGGTTTCAGTAAATTAGATAACATCTACGAAAAACCATTCCATCAATTAGATTTTGTGTACAGCAATCAGATTAATAAAAACTGGAACTACAAATTCTCTGTACAGAATATCTTAAATGATACGTACAAACTAGATTTAGGCGAAAACAGCTTAGTAACTGTAGACAGTAATTCATTAATCATGACTGATTTCAAACGCGGAACTACTTATAGCTTAACCGTAGGATACAGTTTTTAA
- a CDS encoding IS1096 element passenger TnpR family protein, whose amino-acid sequence MVYKIRVILDSKDNIFRDIEIKEKQTLWNLHNGIKSAFSLQGDELSMFTILDEEGMEVKTVPLEDMSDDGDGEIMSDVYLMEAFEEVGDKVQFQYGLIDLWEFFCELVEIIDEKPAVNYPITVFRFGNVPLKAPGKSGGASGKASVAAAFMDDDFGDLDADFKDDFDDEFATEDEDEDDGFGDDFIDEGGEDD is encoded by the coding sequence ATGGTTTATAAAATTAGAGTAATTCTAGATTCAAAAGACAATATTTTTAGAGATATTGAAATTAAAGAAAAGCAAACCCTTTGGAATTTACATAACGGGATTAAAAGTGCTTTCAGTTTGCAAGGTGACGAATTGTCTATGTTCACAATTCTAGACGAAGAAGGAATGGAAGTAAAAACCGTTCCACTAGAAGACATGAGCGATGATGGTGACGGAGAAATTATGTCAGATGTTTATCTGATGGAAGCCTTCGAAGAAGTAGGAGACAAAGTGCAGTTTCAGTATGGTCTAATTGATTTATGGGAATTTTTCTGTGAATTGGTAGAGATTATAGACGAGAAACCTGCTGTAAATTATCCTATTACCGTTTTTAGATTTGGTAACGTTCCATTAAAGGCTCCAGGAAAATCTGGTGGCGCTTCTGGCAAAGCATCAGTTGCGGCAGCTTTCATGGATGATGATTTTGGAGATTTAGACGCAGACTTTAAAGATGATTTTGATGACGAGTTTGCTACGGAAGACGAAGACGAAGATGATGGTTTTGGTGATGATTTTATCGATGAAGGAGGGGAAGATGATTAA
- a CDS encoding thymidylate synthase — translation MQNYLDLLQHILDHGTDKTDRTGTGTRSVFGYQLRYDLSKGFPLVTTKKVHLKSIIYELLWFLKGDTNIKYLTDNGVSIWNEWADENGNLGPVYGAQWRTWEGKDGKVVDQIVEVVEQIKKNPDSRRLIVSAWNAAEIPNMALAPCHALFQFYVADGKLSLQLYQRSADVFLGVPFNIASYALLCMMVAQVCGLEVGDYVHTFGDVHIYNNHFEQVKLQLSREPRALPTMKLNPEIKDLFDFDFEDFTLENYNPHPGIKAPVAI, via the coding sequence ATGCAAAACTACCTCGATTTACTCCAACATATTTTAGACCACGGAACCGATAAAACCGACAGAACAGGAACAGGAACCAGAAGCGTTTTTGGTTACCAATTGCGATATGATTTGTCTAAAGGTTTTCCTTTGGTAACGACCAAAAAAGTGCATTTAAAGTCTATTATTTATGAATTGCTTTGGTTTTTAAAAGGCGATACAAACATCAAATATCTCACAGATAATGGTGTTTCCATTTGGAATGAATGGGCAGACGAAAACGGAAATCTTGGTCCAGTTTACGGAGCACAATGGAGAACTTGGGAAGGCAAAGATGGAAAAGTGGTAGACCAAATCGTAGAAGTAGTAGAGCAAATCAAGAAAAATCCAGATTCTAGAAGACTTATCGTTTCTGCTTGGAATGCAGCAGAAATTCCCAATATGGCTTTAGCGCCTTGTCATGCGTTATTTCAGTTTTATGTAGCAGATGGAAAATTGTCATTGCAACTGTATCAAAGAAGTGCTGATGTATTTTTGGGCGTTCCTTTTAACATCGCGAGTTATGCATTGCTGTGTATGATGGTGGCACAAGTTTGTGGATTAGAAGTAGGAGATTATGTGCATACTTTCGGTGATGTTCATATTTACAACAACCATTTTGAGCAGGTAAAATTGCAACTTTCTCGTGAACCTAGAGCATTACCAACTATGAAACTCAATCCAGAAATTAAAGATTTGTTTGATTTCGATTTTGAAGATTTTACGTTAGAAAATTACAATCCACATCCTGGAATTAAAGCGCCAGTTGCGATTTAA
- a CDS encoding GreA/GreB family elongation factor, whose product MNKAELLELVKQKISEKIQKLEQLIAETRASNNDTKSSMGDKYETSREMLQQEINNLQLQLNEQLKSQQILKNIQTISHKTVNLGSLVETDKGKFFIAVSLGELSFNQEKIFIISAESPLAKAMNGKKEGDAFIVNNLNQFIKNIW is encoded by the coding sequence ATGAACAAAGCTGAACTTTTAGAACTGGTAAAACAAAAAATTTCTGAAAAAATTCAGAAATTAGAGCAACTCATTGCCGAAACCAGAGCTTCTAATAATGATACCAAAAGTTCTATGGGAGATAAGTATGAAACTTCCCGAGAAATGCTTCAGCAAGAAATTAATAACCTTCAGCTTCAACTGAATGAACAACTGAAATCTCAACAGATTCTTAAAAATATTCAGACTATTTCTCATAAAACCGTCAATTTAGGAAGTTTGGTGGAAACAGATAAAGGCAAATTTTTCATTGCAGTTTCTTTAGGCGAGTTGAGTTTTAACCAAGAAAAAATATTCATCATTTCAGCAGAATCTCCTTTAGCGAAAGCCATGAATGGTAAAAAAGAAGGCGATGCATTCATTGTGAATAACTTAAATCAATTCATCAAAAATATTTGGTAA
- a CDS encoding sensor histidine kinase — protein sequence MKIHRLSLFAACILTCAMAIVALAFNYVQEKVIADTQSFYFYLSISLVFIALLNYFVLELLFNSYGKKQIKRISDILPENILQEEENVNFQQLGERIQKNVSEIDMMKEMEDYRKEYIGNVSHELKTPLFSIQGYVETLKDGAVENLNIRDKYLERIGNSVERLLNIVTDLDQISKYEAAEISINYSVFDINALTKEIFDLLEIEAHKKSAKLVLQTSQSAIMVRADKQKISQVLTNLISNAIHYSNREEALIKVITKTEQEKVKIIVQDNGMGIKPEVLPRIFERFYRVETSRNRKDGGSGLGLAIVKHILEAHHQSITVESKYLEGTLFTFYLEKAL from the coding sequence ATGAAAATTCATAGACTTTCGCTTTTTGCAGCATGTATTCTTACTTGCGCTATGGCAATTGTAGCCTTGGCTTTCAATTATGTGCAAGAAAAAGTGATTGCAGATACACAGTCTTTTTATTTTTATTTAAGTATCAGTCTCGTTTTTATAGCATTGCTTAATTATTTCGTGTTAGAATTACTCTTTAATTCTTACGGAAAGAAACAAATTAAGCGAATTTCTGATATTCTCCCCGAAAATATTCTTCAAGAGGAGGAAAATGTAAATTTCCAACAATTAGGTGAGAGAATCCAAAAAAACGTTTCAGAAATCGACATGATGAAAGAAATGGAAGATTACCGAAAAGAATACATCGGGAATGTTTCTCATGAGCTTAAAACGCCACTTTTTTCCATTCAAGGTTATGTAGAAACACTGAAAGATGGCGCTGTAGAAAATCTAAACATTAGAGATAAATATCTAGAACGCATAGGAAATTCTGTAGAACGATTACTGAACATCGTCACCGATTTAGACCAGATTTCTAAATACGAAGCCGCAGAAATTTCTATCAATTATTCTGTTTTTGATATCAATGCTTTAACAAAAGAAATCTTCGATTTATTAGAAATCGAAGCGCATAAAAAATCTGCAAAATTAGTTTTGCAAACCTCGCAAAGTGCTATTATGGTAAGAGCAGACAAGCAAAAAATTTCTCAAGTACTTACCAATCTTATTTCAAACGCCATTCATTATTCTAATAGAGAAGAAGCTTTGATTAAAGTAATCACCAAAACTGAGCAAGAAAAAGTGAAAATTATCGTGCAAGATAACGGAATGGGAATCAAGCCAGAAGTCTTGCCTAGAATTTTCGAAAGATTTTATAGGGTAGAAACCAGCAGAAACCGTAAAGACGGCGGTTCTGGACTAGGTCTTGCCATTGTAAAACATATTCTAGAAGCTCACCATCAAAGTATTACTGTAGAAAGCAAATATCTGGAAGGAACGCTCTTCACCTTTTATCTAGAAAAAGCTTTGTAG
- a CDS encoding alpha-amylase family glycosyl hydrolase, whose product MKKLFLSAMLGLSLISCSALQNQKTMTTDWKHTTNIYEVNVRQFSKEGTFKAVEKELPRLKRMGVETLWFMPITPIAQKNKKGTLGSQYAAQDYTSINPEFGTLEDFKSVVNEAHKMGFKVIIDWVANHTGWDHVWTKTHPDFYLMDPKTNDFQIASGMDDIIELNYQNPKMREAMIEAMKYWVRETDIDGFRCDLASWVEVDFWQQAKPEVETIKPLFWLGEYDELDNPDYATVFDASYSWKWMHLTKEFYQKKLPITDLTNLLSQYSAIGNKSLRAWFTTNHDENTWNGTEYEKYGEMAKTLAVFSATWNGVPLMYNGQELPLLNKRLEFFEKDPIPWNGENKLENFYKKLFELKSKNPALRGGDDQATTQILKTSAPDQVLAYLRKNGNDEVLVILNLSDAQHLKVQILDETVKGKFKSIFSGLTTDFDTKPTIEMYKWEHIVFEK is encoded by the coding sequence ATGAAAAAGCTATTTTTATCTGCAATGTTAGGCTTGTCACTAATCTCTTGCAGCGCTTTACAAAATCAGAAAACAATGACAACTGACTGGAAACACACCACCAACATTTATGAAGTAAACGTAAGACAATTTTCTAAAGAAGGAACCTTCAAAGCTGTAGAAAAAGAATTACCAAGACTTAAAAGAATGGGCGTAGAAACACTTTGGTTTATGCCAATTACACCTATTGCTCAAAAAAATAAAAAAGGAACACTTGGTAGTCAATATGCTGCACAAGATTATACCTCTATCAATCCAGAATTTGGGACTTTAGAAGATTTCAAAAGTGTGGTAAATGAAGCCCATAAAATGGGTTTTAAAGTCATCATCGACTGGGTGGCGAATCATACGGGTTGGGATCATGTTTGGACCAAAACGCATCCAGACTTTTATTTGATGGATCCTAAAACCAATGATTTCCAAATCGCTTCTGGAATGGATGACATTATAGAGCTCAATTATCAAAACCCAAAAATGCGTGAAGCCATGATTGAAGCCATGAAATATTGGGTAAGAGAAACGGATATTGATGGGTTTAGATGTGATTTAGCTTCTTGGGTAGAAGTAGATTTCTGGCAACAAGCAAAACCAGAAGTTGAAACCATAAAACCACTTTTCTGGTTAGGAGAATATGATGAATTAGACAATCCAGATTATGCAACAGTTTTTGATGCGAGTTACAGCTGGAAATGGATGCACCTAACCAAAGAATTTTATCAGAAAAAATTACCAATTACAGATTTAACGAATCTTTTGTCACAGTATTCTGCCATCGGAAACAAAAGCCTGAGAGCTTGGTTTACCACCAATCATGACGAAAATACTTGGAATGGAACAGAATATGAAAAGTATGGTGAAATGGCCAAAACATTAGCCGTATTTTCAGCAACTTGGAACGGTGTTCCTTTGATGTACAACGGTCAAGAATTACCATTGTTAAATAAGAGATTAGAATTTTTCGAGAAAGATCCAATTCCTTGGAATGGTGAAAATAAATTAGAAAATTTCTACAAGAAATTATTTGAACTTAAATCTAAAAATCCTGCTTTGAGAGGAGGTGATGATCAAGCAACTACCCAAATTTTGAAAACCAGCGCTCCAGATCAAGTTCTTGCTTATCTTAGAAAAAATGGAAATGACGAAGTTTTGGTAATCCTTAATTTATCAGATGCTCAACATTTGAAAGTGCAGATTTTAGACGAAACGGTAAAAGGAAAATTCAAAAGTATTTTCTCTGGTTTAACCACAGATTTTGATACAAAACCTACCATAGAAATGTACAAGTGGGAACATATTGTTTTTGAGAAATAA
- a CDS encoding M1 family metallopeptidase, which produces MKKLLIAALFLGLFSTDNFTFAQTETSGRTGVYRATHTKSTELKHTKLRVNFNFEKEQMNGEAWITASPFFYASNELVLDAKGMIINEVALEKNGARTPLKYDYKEDILKISLDKTYQKNQDYTVYIKYVARPNEVKQKGSAAINDAKGLYFINAQGKDADKPTQIWTQGETESSSCWFPTIDKPNQKTTQEIYMTVPKQYVTLSNGILKSSENLGENLRTDHWVMDKKHAPYLFFMGVGEYAMIKDKWRNIDVDYYVEKEYEPYAKQIFGNTPEMIEFFSKKLNYDFPWHKYAQIVGRDYVSGAMENTTAVIHEESAQQKAGDLADENKWEDVIAHELFHHWFGDLVTAESWSNLTVNESFADYSEYLWNEYKYGKDEADYKRLKSLRNSKADPRNFGKDLVRFNYESREDMFDGVSYNKGGGILHMLRNYLGDDAFFAGLSDYLKTNEYGTGEAHQLRLSLEKVSGKDLNWFFNQWYFGKGYPKLEVKSTFDPMKKQVTVNVAQTQEEKFEFPLSIDVLENGKISRKEVWVTANAKNDFVFDATKNPELINANPEGLLLSDIKQDKTPEQLFLQYTTAKDLYSKYTAIEEAKDQVSKNPFADKLYAAALKDKFYRNRLLALEGLPEDPKSFLADVEKLAQNDDKNLVKGAAIGVLAKTKNPKYLPLFEKGINAVSNSVKGNSLSGIAQVAPEKVVNYAEKIDLESASEDLVMTLLPVIVKNKITAQMPNIASLVAFYPFIGFQNPTLAAPAEEGFNWIMDSDNTKAVHNLTKVLGQAKSQIGDNVQAKMMIVQMLKKGLERKMKLFRENPSSTSLNTQIEMLNKAITSYSN; this is translated from the coding sequence ATGAAGAAACTACTCATTGCAGCCTTATTTTTAGGGCTTTTTTCTACTGACAATTTCACTTTTGCACAAACCGAAACTTCTGGCAGAACTGGTGTTTACAGAGCTACTCATACCAAATCTACAGAGTTGAAACACACCAAATTGCGTGTGAATTTCAATTTTGAAAAAGAACAAATGAACGGCGAAGCTTGGATTACCGCTTCTCCATTTTTTTATGCTTCCAATGAATTGGTTTTAGATGCTAAAGGAATGATTATTAATGAGGTAGCATTAGAAAAAAATGGTGCAAGAACTCCTTTGAAATATGATTACAAAGAAGATATTCTAAAAATTTCTTTGGATAAAACTTACCAAAAAAATCAAGATTATACCGTTTATATCAAATATGTAGCGAGACCTAATGAAGTAAAACAAAAAGGTTCTGCTGCCATTAATGATGCAAAAGGACTTTATTTCATCAATGCTCAAGGAAAAGATGCTGATAAACCTACACAAATCTGGACTCAAGGTGAAACGGAATCTTCTTCTTGTTGGTTTCCTACAATAGATAAACCCAATCAGAAAACCACGCAGGAAATTTACATGACGGTTCCTAAACAATATGTAACCCTTTCTAACGGAATTTTAAAAAGTTCTGAAAATTTAGGCGAAAACCTGAGAACAGATCATTGGGTAATGGACAAAAAACACGCTCCGTATTTGTTTTTCATGGGAGTAGGAGAATATGCCATGATTAAAGATAAATGGAGAAATATAGACGTAGATTATTATGTAGAAAAAGAATATGAGCCTTATGCAAAACAAATTTTTGGGAATACTCCAGAAATGATAGAGTTCTTTTCTAAAAAATTAAACTATGATTTTCCTTGGCATAAATACGCACAGATTGTAGGCAGAGATTACGTTTCTGGTGCTATGGAAAATACTACCGCAGTAATTCACGAAGAATCTGCACAACAAAAAGCGGGTGATTTAGCAGACGAAAACAAATGGGAAGATGTAATCGCTCACGAATTATTCCACCATTGGTTTGGAGATTTGGTAACCGCAGAAAGTTGGAGTAATCTTACGGTAAATGAGAGTTTTGCAGATTATTCAGAATATCTTTGGAACGAATACAAGTATGGAAAAGACGAAGCCGATTATAAAAGATTAAAATCGCTCAGAAATTCTAAAGCAGACCCAAGAAATTTTGGTAAAGATTTAGTGAGATTTAATTATGAAAGCAGAGAAGACATGTTTGATGGCGTTTCTTACAATAAAGGTGGCGGAATTCTACACATGCTAAGAAATTATTTGGGAGATGATGCGTTTTTCGCTGGACTTTCAGATTATCTTAAAACCAATGAATATGGAACTGGAGAAGCGCATCAACTGAGACTTTCTCTGGAAAAAGTTTCGGGAAAAGATTTAAACTGGTTCTTTAATCAATGGTATTTCGGTAAAGGTTATCCTAAGTTAGAAGTAAAATCTACTTTTGACCCGATGAAAAAACAAGTCACCGTAAATGTTGCTCAGACACAAGAAGAAAAATTTGAGTTTCCATTGTCGATTGATGTTTTAGAAAATGGTAAAATTTCTAGAAAAGAAGTTTGGGTAACGGCAAATGCGAAAAATGACTTCGTTTTTGATGCGACTAAAAATCCTGAATTGATTAATGCAAATCCTGAAGGTTTATTGCTAAGCGATATTAAACAAGACAAAACTCCAGAACAATTATTTTTACAATACACTACTGCTAAAGATTTGTACAGCAAATACACGGCTATAGAAGAAGCAAAAGACCAAGTTTCTAAAAATCCGTTTGCAGACAAATTATATGCAGCAGCTTTGAAAGATAAGTTTTACAGAAATAGATTGTTAGCATTAGAAGGTTTACCAGAAGATCCAAAATCATTTTTGGCAGATGTAGAAAAATTAGCGCAAAATGATGATAAAAATTTGGTGAAAGGAGCTGCAATCGGTGTTTTAGCAAAAACTAAAAACCCTAAATATTTACCATTATTTGAAAAAGGAATCAATGCAGTATCTAATTCGGTGAAAGGAAATTCACTTTCTGGAATTGCTCAAGTTGCTCCTGAAAAAGTAGTAAATTATGCCGAAAAAATAGATTTGGAAAGCGCTTCGGAAGATTTAGTGATGACACTTTTGCCGGTGATTGTAAAAAATAAAATCACTGCTCAAATGCCAAATATTGCGTCTCTTGTAGCGTTTTATCCTTTTATTGGGTTTCAAAATCCTACATTAGCAGCACCCGCAGAAGAAGGTTTCAATTGGATTATGGATTCTGATAATACAAAAGCAGTACACAATCTTACGAAAGTTTTAGGGCAAGCGAAAAGTCAAATTGGCGATAATGTACAAGCCAAAATGATGATTGTACAAATGCTAAAAAAAGGCTTAGAAAGAAAGATGAAACTATTTAGAGAGAACCCTTCAAGCACCAGTCTAAACACTCAAATAGAAATGCTGAATAAAGCGATTACTTCTTACAGCAACTAA